The following DNA comes from Candidatus Zixiibacteriota bacterium.
GCAACTGGGTAAGTGCGGCAGCACCGCGACTCTGAGGATTGCCAGCGCCAATCTGCATTATGGAGAGGAACCGCCGCTGTCGGGAGGCGGCGGGTCAGGAACGATATTTTTCTCCAACTGCTCGCTCTTCTGCAAATATTGCCAGAATTATCCGATATCCCAGTATGGGAACGGACGGGATGTCACGGTGTCAGAACTGAAAGAATTGATGCTGAGTCTTAAGAAGCGCGGCGCCGACAACATCAATTTCGTAACGCCCGACCATATGTTGCCGATGGCATTGATGGCGTTGGGGGAAGCGCGTCGGGAGGGGATGGAGCTTCCGCTGGTCTATAACTGCTCCGGCTATCAGAAGCGGGATATAATCAGGCGGCTTGCGGGTATAATTGATATATATCTTGTGGATATGCGATATAATGATGACGCCGTAGCGCTGGAATATTCCGGATGCCATAATTATGTAGCCACCAACCGCGCGGCGGTGAAGGAGATGTTTGACCAGGTGGGAAACCTGCGCTGCGACCGGAACGGAATCGGGAAAAGCGGCGTAATAGTCCGGCATCTGGTGCTTCCGAATCGATTGTCCGGTTCAGCGGGGATATTTCGCTTTCTGGCGGAGGAGGTTTCGCCGGAGATTCATTTGTCGCTGATGAGCCAGTATTTTCCGGCGTATAAGGCGCCGGACGTGAAGCCAATTTCGCGGCGCATTTCGGTGGAGGAGTTTGAGGAAGCGG
Coding sequences within:
- a CDS encoding radical SAM protein, whose product is MNRREGQLGKCGSTATLRIASANLHYGEEPPLSGGGGSGTIFFSNCSLFCKYCQNYPISQYGNGRDVTVSELKELMLSLKKRGADNINFVTPDHMLPMALMALGEARREGMELPLVYNCSGYQKRDIIRRLAGIIDIYLVDMRYNDDAVALEYSGCHNYVATNRAAVKEMFDQVGNLRCDRNGIGKSGVIVRHLVLPNRLSGSAGIFRFLAEEVSPEIHLSLMSQYFPAYKAPDVKPISRRISVEEFEEAVEAFYDAGLSQGFIQELEYETA